In one window of Bos taurus isolate L1 Dominette 01449 registration number 42190680 breed Hereford chromosome 15, ARS-UCD2.0, whole genome shotgun sequence DNA:
- the TEX12 gene encoding testis-expressed protein 12 isoform X1 → MKSTKLNIKNGIFKKTIIPKVCLHQRKGDKHWGSERSFGSRTLQAERPAGKNPRSVEAAWACHVICALPDGKANAADSSFPRFGLGGSSCLQNMMASQLVKPDTRNCKRPRELEPQMPDSPQLSSLGKSDSSLSESSGLFYKDEALEKDLNDMSKEINLMLSTYAKILSERAAVDASYIDEIDGLFKEANTIENFLIQKRELLRQRLTVIANTLHR, encoded by the exons ATGAAGTCGACTAAACTGAACATCaagaatggaatttttaaaaaaactataattcCCAAAGTTTGCTTGCACCAAAGAAAAGGAG ACAAGCACTGGGGAAGCGAGAGGAGTTTTGGCTCACGGACACTCCAAGCCGAAAGGCCTGCCGGTAAAAACCCCCGCTCAGTGGAGGCGGCGTGGGCGTGTCACGTGATCTGCGCGCTGCCTGACGGGAAGGCCAACGCGGCAGACTCCTCATTCCCGCGCTTCGGCCTAGGAGGAAG TTCCTGCCTCCAGAATATGATGGCAAGTCAACTTGTAAAACCTGATACTAGAAATTGCAAGAGACCAAGAGAGTTAGAG CCTCAAATGCCAGATAGTCCACAGCTGTCCTCTCTTGGAAAATCAGATTCTTCTTTGTCTGAAAGCTCTGGACTATTTTATAAAGATGAAGCTCTGGAGAAAGACTTGAATG atatgAGCAAGGAAATTAATCTAATGCTGTCAACATATGCAAAGATCTTAAG tgaGAGAGCAGCAGTAGATGCGTCTTATATTGACGAGATAGATGGACTCTTCAAAGAAGCCAATACTATCGAAAACTTTCTAATACAGAAAAGAGAGCTCCTGAGACAGAGGCTTACAGTGATTGCAAACACTCTACACAGATAA
- the TEX12 gene encoding testis-expressed protein 12, translating to MMASQLVKPDTRNCKRPRELEPQMPDSPQLSSLGKSDSSLSESSGLFYKDEALEKDLNDMSKEINLMLSTYAKILSERAAVDASYIDEIDGLFKEANTIENFLIQKRELLRQRLTVIANTLHR from the exons ATGATGGCAAGTCAACTTGTAAAACCTGATACTAGAAATTGCAAGAGACCAAGAGAGTTAGAG CCTCAAATGCCAGATAGTCCACAGCTGTCCTCTCTTGGAAAATCAGATTCTTCTTTGTCTGAAAGCTCTGGACTATTTTATAAAGATGAAGCTCTGGAGAAAGACTTGAATG atatgAGCAAGGAAATTAATCTAATGCTGTCAACATATGCAAAGATCTTAAG tgaGAGAGCAGCAGTAGATGCGTCTTATATTGACGAGATAGATGGACTCTTCAAAGAAGCCAATACTATCGAAAACTTTCTAATACAGAAAAGAGAGCTCCTGAGACAGAGGCTTACAGTGATTGCAAACACTCTACACAGATAA